Proteins encoded within one genomic window of Deinococcus cellulosilyticus NBRC 106333 = KACC 11606:
- a CDS encoding endo alpha-1,4 polygalactosaminidase produces the protein MHRKTLITGSLMLTCFLSLAHAQSLKPEYIAQATERTITLDGDLSDWAGLPQYTIEMSNGFPSVPVSSKGYFQVAYDKDNLYLVGVFNQAKDTVLAKLAQDAPEWWNDDVLEIYFQPNRTDKVPTSQHFAINPAGVRFKNYTATTEYQTASKIEDNRWIVEVAFPLGKGVFAAAGDGSAWNLKVGREHQKAGEYPLWPMGGDFNAETNYGILSFNKTLQDAQSLVGKYQVAQESATPIISRVSDISSFATYYGKDAATISKLSNFDLAITQPGLSKEQLDALHENGTRVVAYLSIGELDPGSAWAGEVKDSWVLGTNANWGSKFVNASEVGWQDIMVRETGKLIAQGYDGVFLDTLDTADVYPQAAPGLVATVEKLRKTYPDAVIVQNRGFSLLKQTAELVDAVMFEGFSSAWDFNKKEYHAVQGDPNFVASYAKRGLVVLAQDYANPDDTATITNDYVRAREYGFIPYVANLMLDQLYIPEL, from the coding sequence ATGCACAGAAAGACCCTGATCACCGGCTCACTCATGCTCACCTGCTTTCTTTCCCTTGCTCATGCCCAGAGCCTGAAACCCGAGTACATCGCCCAGGCCACCGAGCGCACCATCACCCTCGATGGGGACCTCAGCGACTGGGCTGGACTCCCCCAGTACACCATCGAGATGTCCAACGGCTTCCCCTCTGTTCCAGTCAGTTCCAAAGGTTATTTCCAGGTGGCTTATGACAAGGACAACCTCTATCTGGTGGGTGTGTTCAATCAGGCCAAAGATACAGTGCTGGCCAAGCTTGCTCAGGACGCACCCGAATGGTGGAACGATGACGTGCTGGAAATCTACTTCCAGCCCAACCGCACCGACAAAGTGCCCACCAGCCAGCACTTTGCCATCAACCCCGCAGGCGTGCGCTTCAAGAACTACACCGCCACCACCGAGTACCAGACGGCTTCCAAAATTGAGGACAACCGCTGGATCGTGGAAGTGGCTTTCCCTCTAGGCAAGGGTGTTTTTGCTGCAGCAGGAGACGGCAGCGCCTGGAACCTGAAGGTGGGCCGCGAGCACCAGAAAGCTGGAGAATACCCTTTGTGGCCCATGGGTGGTGATTTCAACGCCGAAACCAACTACGGCATCCTGAGCTTCAACAAGACCCTGCAAGATGCGCAATCCCTGGTCGGCAAGTATCAGGTGGCACAGGAAAGCGCAACCCCGATCATCAGCCGGGTGTCTGACATCTCTTCTTTTGCAACCTATTACGGAAAAGATGCAGCAACCATCAGCAAACTGAGCAACTTTGATCTGGCGATCACCCAGCCCGGGCTTTCAAAAGAGCAGCTTGATGCCCTGCATGAAAACGGCACCCGCGTGGTGGCCTACCTGAGCATCGGGGAACTTGATCCCGGAAGCGCATGGGCCGGCGAAGTGAAAGACAGCTGGGTGCTGGGCACCAATGCCAACTGGGGCTCCAAGTTCGTGAACGCCAGCGAAGTCGGATGGCAGGACATCATGGTCCGTGAAACTGGAAAACTGATTGCCCAGGGTTACGACGGGGTTTTCCTGGACACCCTTGACACCGCAGATGTTTATCCTCAGGCCGCTCCTGGACTGGTGGCCACCGTTGAGAAGCTGCGCAAAACCTACCCTGATGCTGTGATCGTGCAGAACAGAGGCTTCTCCCTCCTCAAACAGACCGCCGAACTGGTGGATGCCGTGATGTTCGAAGGGTTCTCCAGCGCCTGGGATTTCAACAAGAAGGAATATCACGCTGTGCAGGGCGATCCCAACTTTGTGGCCTCTTACGCCAAGCGGGGCCTGGTTGTGCTGGCCCAGGATTACGCCAACCCAGACGATACCGCCACCATCACCAACGATTACGTGCGTGCCAGAGAGTACGGCTTCATTCCCTACGTTGCCAACCTGATGCTGGACCAGCTCTACATCCCTGAATTGTGA
- a CDS encoding carbohydrate ABC transporter permease — protein sequence MLIQPTRKPKEKLSNLRQQEALLAYLLILPSTIGILVFAVFPILASMGISMTSWGGLTQPSLENFRSQFNGIENYQTALSDDRVVRSIQHTLTYVLLSVPIGIAVSLAIATLIHNLKAGWLRTFFRTTYYLPMVTIGVAVALLWQLLLNPQGLINLMLSWFGIKGPAWLASPEWVLPAIALFSVWQGSGTSVILFLTALSNVRKELYEAAQLDGATGWNAFLKITLPMISPTIFLVMVLSLISSIQVFDAVLVMTNGGPGDSSTTIAVYIYKTAFQYFKYGYSAALAWILAIFLIVLTLIQWRVQRQWVNYDQQ from the coding sequence ATGCTGATTCAGCCAACCCGCAAACCCAAAGAGAAACTCAGCAACCTGAGGCAGCAGGAAGCCCTGCTCGCCTACCTGCTGATTCTGCCTTCCACCATCGGGATTCTGGTGTTCGCCGTGTTTCCGATCCTGGCCTCCATGGGGATCTCCATGACCAGCTGGGGAGGACTCACCCAGCCCAGCCTGGAAAACTTCAGGAGCCAGTTCAACGGCATTGAGAATTACCAGACGGCGCTCAGCGATGACCGGGTGGTGCGCTCCATTCAGCACACCCTCACTTACGTGCTCCTCTCTGTCCCCATCGGCATTGCCGTGTCCCTGGCAATTGCCACTTTGATCCACAACCTGAAAGCAGGCTGGCTTCGGACCTTCTTCCGCACCACCTATTACCTCCCCATGGTCACCATTGGTGTTGCTGTCGCCCTCCTCTGGCAACTGCTGCTCAACCCGCAGGGCCTGATCAATCTGATGCTCAGCTGGTTTGGCATCAAAGGCCCTGCATGGCTGGCCTCGCCTGAATGGGTGCTTCCCGCCATTGCCCTCTTCTCGGTTTGGCAGGGCTCGGGAACCAGTGTGATCCTGTTCCTGACGGCGCTCAGCAACGTTCGAAAGGAGCTTTACGAAGCGGCACAACTGGACGGGGCCACCGGATGGAATGCTTTTTTGAAGATCACCCTCCCCATGATCAGCCCGACCATCTTTCTGGTGATGGTGCTCTCCCTGATCTCCAGCATCCAGGTGTTCGATGCCGTGCTGGTGATGACCAACGGGGGACCTGGAGACTCCAGCACCACCATCGCCGTGTACATCTACAAGACCGCCTTCCAGTACTTCAAGTACGGCTACTCTGCAGCCCTCGCCTGGATTCTGGCCATCTTCCTGATCGTGCTGACCCTGATTCAATGGCGCGTGCAGAGACAGTGGGTGAATTATGACCAACAGTAA
- a CDS encoding carbohydrate ABC transporter permease — MTNSKPQNLPVTHEKARKTVKAPLNQYLIVFVLSLGALMIFLPFLWMIFTSFKTPTEAYAWPPVWLPKEWNLKNFQQLFDTIPFLKMFVNSVWTSVAIASLNILTAAPAAYAFARLRFPGNDLFFSSHLLSMIVPWQVTLIPTFLMVKQFGWYDSYAALIIPSISNAFTVFLLFQFFRNLPKSLEESILVDGGTWFTALWHIGIPASRGAIAAAWLFAFLGNWQNFLWPLIVLQSQDKMVLPVGLLSLQNQFSVNVPVLMAGATLASLPTIIAYLFVQRYLTDSAITSGIKG, encoded by the coding sequence ATGACCAACAGTAAACCCCAGAACCTGCCTGTCACCCACGAAAAGGCCCGCAAAACCGTGAAAGCCCCCTTAAACCAGTACCTGATTGTGTTCGTGCTGTCTCTCGGCGCATTGATGATCTTCCTGCCCTTTCTGTGGATGATCTTCACCAGTTTCAAGACCCCCACCGAAGCTTACGCCTGGCCTCCGGTCTGGCTCCCGAAGGAATGGAACCTCAAAAACTTCCAGCAGCTCTTTGACACCATTCCCTTTTTGAAGATGTTCGTGAACAGCGTCTGGACTTCTGTGGCCATCGCCTCCCTGAACATCCTGACTGCAGCCCCTGCAGCCTATGCTTTTGCAAGATTGCGTTTCCCCGGAAACGACCTTTTCTTCAGCTCCCACCTGCTGTCCATGATCGTGCCCTGGCAGGTCACCCTGATTCCGACCTTCTTGATGGTCAAACAGTTTGGCTGGTACGACTCTTACGCCGCCCTGATCATCCCCAGCATCTCCAACGCTTTCACGGTGTTTCTCTTGTTTCAGTTCTTCAGAAACCTGCCCAAAAGCCTCGAAGAAAGCATTCTGGTCGATGGGGGCACCTGGTTCACCGCCCTGTGGCACATCGGGATTCCCGCTTCCAGAGGCGCAATTGCTGCCGCGTGGCTCTTCGCCTTCCTGGGCAACTGGCAGAACTTCCTGTGGCCCCTGATCGTGCTGCAGTCCCAGGACAAGATGGTGCTTCCCGTGGGACTCCTCAGCCTGCAGAACCAGTTCTCGGTCAATGTGCCGGTCCTGATGGCCGGAGCCACCCTGGCAAGCCTGCCCACCATCATCGCTTACCTGTTCGTTCAGAGATACCTCACCGATTCCGCGATCACCAGCGGAATCAAGGGATAA
- a CDS encoding ABC transporter substrate-binding protein: MKKAFGLTLSLLALGIASAQKVTIDYATWDATRQKTDEALIAAFEKANPTIDVKYNLVPWGVYWQKAAAMTAGGSTFDVMWMNLDNFPFYQSQGALAPLSVPEKSLSAINKNMLDPYRVGGKLYGVPLGPQAVTVFVNRALFKERGVAIPTKEWTWDQMLDAAKKLTFEKDGKKIWGINAQDLQIDLEYGMSFYYSNGGKGVIRKSGKTFKANLDRTFSDTAQKLSDLIYKHKVSAGPADVGQQGYQQFLAGQVGIFVEGSWMVPVWSQNPDLDWAYAPFPSLQKGKAARPVFSAHALVVPAGSKNKEAANKLIEWLNTSTQAQRMIAQKGLLPTLADEYRTQYLQALPGRNAGVVFDQLKNSVIINSDVRNLSNLPEVLTALNTSMNLVWTGNAKVADAVKNATKDMQNLLNQGKVIGSN, from the coding sequence ATGAAAAAAGCTTTTGGTCTGACCCTTTCCCTGCTGGCCCTCGGCATTGCTTCCGCCCAGAAAGTGACCATCGACTACGCCACCTGGGACGCCACCCGCCAGAAAACCGACGAGGCCCTGATTGCCGCCTTCGAGAAGGCCAACCCCACCATCGACGTGAAATACAACCTGGTGCCCTGGGGCGTGTACTGGCAGAAAGCCGCAGCCATGACCGCAGGTGGAAGCACCTTCGACGTGATGTGGATGAACCTGGACAACTTCCCCTTCTACCAGTCCCAGGGTGCCCTCGCTCCCCTTTCTGTTCCTGAAAAATCCCTCTCTGCAATCAACAAGAACATGCTCGATCCCTACCGTGTGGGAGGCAAGCTTTACGGGGTGCCCCTCGGACCCCAGGCCGTGACGGTTTTCGTGAACCGTGCCCTGTTTAAAGAGCGTGGCGTGGCCATTCCCACCAAAGAGTGGACCTGGGACCAGATGCTGGACGCCGCCAAGAAACTCACCTTTGAGAAAGACGGCAAGAAGATCTGGGGCATCAACGCCCAGGACCTGCAAATCGACCTCGAATACGGCATGAGCTTTTATTACTCCAACGGGGGCAAAGGGGTGATCCGCAAGTCCGGCAAGACCTTCAAGGCCAACCTGGATCGCACCTTCAGTGACACCGCCCAGAAACTCAGCGACCTGATCTACAAGCACAAGGTCAGCGCAGGACCCGCCGATGTGGGCCAGCAGGGCTACCAGCAGTTCCTCGCCGGTCAGGTGGGCATCTTCGTGGAAGGCTCCTGGATGGTGCCCGTGTGGTCCCAGAACCCCGATCTGGACTGGGCTTATGCTCCTTTCCCCAGCCTCCAGAAAGGCAAGGCCGCCCGTCCGGTCTTCAGTGCCCACGCCCTGGTGGTTCCTGCCGGAAGCAAGAACAAGGAAGCCGCCAACAAACTGATCGAATGGCTGAACACCAGCACCCAGGCCCAGCGCATGATCGCCCAGAAGGGACTCCTCCCCACCCTGGCCGACGAGTACAGAACCCAGTACCTGCAGGCCCTCCCTGGCCGCAACGCTGGTGTGGTGTTTGACCAGTTGAAAAACTCGGTGATCATCAACAGCGATGTGAGGAACCTCTCGAACCTGCCTGAAGTCCTGACCGCCCTGAACACCAGCATGAACCTGGTGTGGACCGGCAATGCCAAAGTGGCAGACGCCGTGAAGAATGCCACCAAGGACATGCAGAACCTGCTCAATCAGGGGAAAGTGATCGGGAGCAACTGA
- a CDS encoding N-acetylglucosamine kinase — protein sequence MNFVLGLDGGGSKTAALLLSESGTTLGPFYTTGVNPFDNPKWQDTLISFLNSLPQVNLTAACFGLPGYGEVDAYSRMQDQTIENWVSNIRYDVVNDVQVAFEGAFCGSAGVLMLAGTGSMAWGSDGTQHIRVGGWGEKLGDEGSGYWIGEQALSLLTHTLDGRLQDDVFKSSLLEHLSIHSVDPSRDLLSWYYTLDHPRSQIAALSQLVDRMARAGNRTALDILSGSSQHLAHHIEAAWKKLGLQNQPLTWSYAGSLFKSQLVLDGVKDRLPDSQLQEPLLRPLSGAVWHAAKLAGWDRPLDRVKDAMSAVGYQG from the coding sequence ATGAACTTCGTTCTCGGACTGGACGGGGGTGGCAGCAAAACCGCTGCCCTCCTGCTCAGCGAGTCAGGCACCACCCTGGGGCCTTTTTACACCACGGGCGTGAATCCCTTCGACAACCCGAAGTGGCAGGACACCCTGATCAGCTTCCTGAATTCCCTGCCCCAGGTGAACCTCACCGCAGCCTGCTTTGGACTCCCTGGATACGGAGAAGTGGATGCTTACTCCCGAATGCAGGACCAGACCATCGAGAACTGGGTCTCCAACATCCGGTATGACGTGGTGAACGATGTGCAGGTGGCTTTTGAAGGGGCTTTCTGCGGGTCCGCAGGGGTCCTGATGCTCGCCGGAACAGGCTCGATGGCCTGGGGCAGCGACGGCACACAGCACATCCGGGTCGGAGGCTGGGGTGAAAAGCTTGGAGATGAAGGCAGTGGCTACTGGATTGGAGAGCAGGCCCTCTCTCTGCTGACCCACACCCTGGACGGAAGGCTGCAGGACGATGTTTTTAAATCCAGCCTGCTGGAACACCTCAGCATTCACAGTGTAGACCCATCCAGAGACCTGCTCTCCTGGTATTACACGCTGGACCACCCCAGATCCCAGATCGCTGCGCTCTCACAGCTGGTGGACCGCATGGCCCGCGCAGGGAACAGAACTGCACTGGACATTCTTTCTGGGTCCAGTCAGCATCTGGCCCACCACATCGAAGCGGCCTGGAAGAAACTGGGCCTGCAGAATCAGCCCCTGACCTGGAGCTACGCCGGGTCCCTGTTCAAAAGCCAGCTGGTGCTGGATGGGGTCAAAGACCGCTTACCAGACAGCCAGCTTCAGGAACCCCTGCTTCGTCCCCTCTCAGGAGCTGTCTGGCACGCAGCAAAACTTGCAGGCTGGGACAGACCGCTGGACCGCGTAAAGGATGCCATGTCCGCCGTGGGGTATCAGGGATAA
- a CDS encoding SIS domain-containing protein, whose protein sequence is MNVTEQSIFEQFSFWKSALQLELPRLDPEKLTIVVGCGTSFYLAQTVSALLNRHGFRSQPVAGSEWTHHASSYTPEQVQVIALSRSGESTETIEAVEYSKQQGYLVIGITCEKGSTLERNSDLPIYAETHAREGIVMTSSASLMLLVSMRLMGIEISEIDVDRAEEFLHRSASEIDSLLVGRSHFVYLGGGHLYGMANEGALKLQEMSLSYTQAYHPMEYRHGPITLVDERTLAVLLYNDETHALEARLTGDLQSKGARVLGVGGPGDVSLPYPTENNELAALLALPVLQLIGERLAQLKNLDTTKPRHLTKVVVLS, encoded by the coding sequence ATGAACGTCACCGAACAGAGCATTTTTGAACAGTTTTCCTTCTGGAAATCCGCGCTTCAACTCGAGCTTCCCCGTCTTGATCCCGAAAAACTGACCATTGTCGTTGGATGCGGCACCTCGTTTTATCTGGCCCAGACCGTCAGCGCCCTCCTCAACCGTCACGGGTTCCGTTCCCAGCCGGTTGCAGGCAGCGAGTGGACCCACCATGCCAGCAGTTACACCCCTGAGCAGGTGCAGGTGATTGCCCTTTCCAGAAGCGGAGAATCCACGGAGACCATCGAGGCTGTGGAGTACAGCAAACAGCAGGGATATCTGGTCATCGGGATCACCTGTGAGAAGGGCAGCACCCTGGAGCGCAACAGCGACCTGCCGATCTACGCCGAGACCCACGCCCGTGAAGGCATCGTGATGACCTCCTCTGCAAGCCTGATGCTGCTGGTCAGCATGCGTTTGATGGGGATTGAGATCTCCGAGATTGATGTGGACCGTGCTGAAGAGTTCCTGCACCGCTCTGCCTCTGAAATTGACAGTCTGCTGGTGGGACGCTCACACTTCGTCTACCTGGGCGGAGGCCACCTGTACGGCATGGCCAACGAGGGTGCCCTGAAACTGCAGGAGATGAGCCTCAGTTACACCCAGGCCTACCACCCCATGGAGTACCGTCACGGCCCCATCACCCTGGTGGACGAAAGAACCCTGGCTGTGCTGCTGTACAACGATGAAACCCATGCCCTGGAAGCCAGGCTGACCGGAGACCTGCAGAGCAAAGGAGCCCGTGTGCTCGGTGTTGGTGGTCCTGGAGACGTGTCTCTGCCCTACCCCACCGAAAACAACGAACTGGCAGCTTTGCTGGCCCTGCCCGTGCTGCAACTGATCGGTGAGCGTCTGGCCCAGCTGAAAAATCTGGACACCACAAAACCCCGTCACCTGACCAAAGTGGTGGTGCTGTCATGA